One Solanum lycopersicum chromosome 4, SLM_r2.1 DNA window includes the following coding sequences:
- the LOC101265431 gene encoding transcription factor TGA4 isoform X1, translated as MNRNSDLQAMNMTSPTTQFAPTRRMGIYEPFHQMSVWEDAFRGDIMPSADACMVSHPNDRPDDKSGYTSGEQHMPSGSGDNQGPRSSSDKVQRRLAQNREAARKSRMRKKAYVQQLETSRLKLAQLELELERARQQGLYMLGSNSNMGLLGTINPGIAAFEIEYSHWVEEQQKKNAELRSILQSPVSDMELQLLVENVLSHYFNLFRMKADAAKADVFYLMSGVWRTSVERFFLWIGGFKPSELINVVMPQLEPLADQQIIKVCNLRHCCQQAEDALTQGMDKLQQTLAQSILNMNTGAGNYTSQMVSSMENLEALESFVNQADHLRQQTLQQMSIILTTHQAARGLLAFGEYVQRLRALSSLWAARPREPT; from the exons ATGAACAG AAATTCTGATTTACAGGCCATGAACATGACTTCTCCAACAACTCAATTTGCCCCCACAAGAAGGATGGGCATATATGAACCATTTCACCAGATGAGTGTGTGGGAAGACGCGTTTAGAGGTGACATTATGCCTAGTGCTGATGCATGTATGGTTTCACACCCAAACGATAGGCCAGATGACAAG TCGGGGTATACATCCGGTGAACAACATATGCCCTCTGGCTCTGGAGATAATCAAGGGCCGAGGAGTTCTTCAGACAAG GTACAACGACGTTTAGCGCAAAATCGTGAAGCTGCTCGTAAAAGCCGTATGCGGAAAAAG GCCTATGTACAGCAGCTGGAAACCAGCCGTTTGAAGCTGGCACAACTCGAATTGGAGCTCGAGAGAGCTAGACAGCAG GGATTATACATGTTAGGTTCAAATAGCAATATGGGACTATTAGGAACAATTAATCCAG GAATAGCTGCATTCGAGATAGAATACAGTCACTGGGTGGAAGAGCAACAAAAAAAGAACGCAGAATTGCGGAGTATATTGCAGTCTCCTGTAAGCGATATGGAGCTTCAGTTGCTAGTAGAAAATGTCTTAAGCCACTATTTCAATCTCTTTCGCATGAAAGCTGATGCCGCCAAAGCTGACGTGTTTTACTTAATGTCTGGGGTGTGGAGAACTTCCGTCGAGCGCTTTTTCCTCTGGATTGGAGGATTCAAGCCATCAGAACTCATAAAT GTGGTGATGCCACAACTCGAGCCCTTGGCCGATCAGCAAATCATTAAAGTGTGTAATCTGCGACACTGTTGCCAGCAAGCTGAAGATGCTCTCACACAGGGAATGGATAAACTTCAGCAGACTCTGGCTCAGAGCATCCTAAATATGAACACGGGAGCTGGAAATTACACTTCCCAAATGGTTTCTTCTATGGAAAATTTAGAAGCATTGGAGAGCTTTGTTAACCAG GCAGATCACCTTCGACAGCAAACACTACAACAAATGTCTATTATTTTGACAACACACCAAGCAGCTAGGGGCTTGCTTGCTTTTGGGGAGTATGTTCAACGTCTTCGTGCTCTGAGTTCACTCTGGGCAGCGCGTCCTCGTGAACCTACCTAA
- the LOC101265431 gene encoding transcription factor TGA1 isoform X2: MNMTSPTTQFAPTRRMGIYEPFHQMSVWEDAFRGDIMPSADACMVSHPNDRPDDKSGYTSGEQHMPSGSGDNQGPRSSSDKVQRRLAQNREAARKSRMRKKAYVQQLETSRLKLAQLELELERARQQGLYMLGSNSNMGLLGTINPGIAAFEIEYSHWVEEQQKKNAELRSILQSPVSDMELQLLVENVLSHYFNLFRMKADAAKADVFYLMSGVWRTSVERFFLWIGGFKPSELINVVMPQLEPLADQQIIKVCNLRHCCQQAEDALTQGMDKLQQTLAQSILNMNTGAGNYTSQMVSSMENLEALESFVNQADHLRQQTLQQMSIILTTHQAARGLLAFGEYVQRLRALSSLWAARPREPT; this comes from the exons ATGAACATGACTTCTCCAACAACTCAATTTGCCCCCACAAGAAGGATGGGCATATATGAACCATTTCACCAGATGAGTGTGTGGGAAGACGCGTTTAGAGGTGACATTATGCCTAGTGCTGATGCATGTATGGTTTCACACCCAAACGATAGGCCAGATGACAAG TCGGGGTATACATCCGGTGAACAACATATGCCCTCTGGCTCTGGAGATAATCAAGGGCCGAGGAGTTCTTCAGACAAG GTACAACGACGTTTAGCGCAAAATCGTGAAGCTGCTCGTAAAAGCCGTATGCGGAAAAAG GCCTATGTACAGCAGCTGGAAACCAGCCGTTTGAAGCTGGCACAACTCGAATTGGAGCTCGAGAGAGCTAGACAGCAG GGATTATACATGTTAGGTTCAAATAGCAATATGGGACTATTAGGAACAATTAATCCAG GAATAGCTGCATTCGAGATAGAATACAGTCACTGGGTGGAAGAGCAACAAAAAAAGAACGCAGAATTGCGGAGTATATTGCAGTCTCCTGTAAGCGATATGGAGCTTCAGTTGCTAGTAGAAAATGTCTTAAGCCACTATTTCAATCTCTTTCGCATGAAAGCTGATGCCGCCAAAGCTGACGTGTTTTACTTAATGTCTGGGGTGTGGAGAACTTCCGTCGAGCGCTTTTTCCTCTGGATTGGAGGATTCAAGCCATCAGAACTCATAAAT GTGGTGATGCCACAACTCGAGCCCTTGGCCGATCAGCAAATCATTAAAGTGTGTAATCTGCGACACTGTTGCCAGCAAGCTGAAGATGCTCTCACACAGGGAATGGATAAACTTCAGCAGACTCTGGCTCAGAGCATCCTAAATATGAACACGGGAGCTGGAAATTACACTTCCCAAATGGTTTCTTCTATGGAAAATTTAGAAGCATTGGAGAGCTTTGTTAACCAG GCAGATCACCTTCGACAGCAAACACTACAACAAATGTCTATTATTTTGACAACACACCAAGCAGCTAGGGGCTTGCTTGCTTTTGGGGAGTATGTTCAACGTCTTCGTGCTCTGAGTTCACTCTGGGCAGCGCGTCCTCGTGAACCTACCTAA
- the LOC101265727 gene encoding defensin Ec-AMP-D1-like encodes MKHFPTVAVLLFVVLLLSTNEEIGGGIRKTEAKLCQYHSETFHGVCVTGNNCNRHCQRENFEGGRCHGFRHYRCVCYRTC; translated from the exons atgaagcaTTTTCCTACTGTTGCTGTCCTACTCTTCGTAGTGCTTCTTCTCTCAACAAATG AAGAAATAGGAGGTGGAATTAGAAAGACGGAGGCAAAACTCTGTCAATATCACAGCGAAACGTTCCATGGGGTGTGTGTGACCGGTAACAATTGCAACCGACACTGTCAGCGAGAAAACTTTGAGGGTGGCCGCTGCCACGGCTTTCGCCATTATCGTTGCGTCTGCTATAGAActtgttaa
- the LOC101259538 gene encoding phosphopantothenate--cysteine ligase 2-like, whose protein sequence is LYFLSPSSVNGKTNRVVCITSGGTTVPLEKQCVRYIDNFSSGHRGATSTEYFLKAGYSVVFLYRRGSCQPFCSTLPDDPLLECFSVADDSSIEVDALHAETVKRAITESLTAVAEGILLKLPFTTIFEYLQILQLISVSLRDFGPSAIFFLAAAVSDFYVPWKNMALHKIQSASGPLDIRLAQVPKMLSVLRNEWAPMAFHISFKLETDTDILLAKANMALEKYKMHMVIANELSTRKEEVIVVTEQEKVTVRRDSTRAGAEVESPLVELVVDRHSTYIKKFDA, encoded by the exons CTTTATTTTTTGTCTCCGTCTTCAGTGAATGGAAAAACAAACAGGGTAGTATGTATTACTTCAGGTGGTACAACTGTTCCTTTGGAAAAGCAATGTGTTCGCTATATTGACAACTTTAGCTCTGGTCATAGAGGGGCTACATCCACAGA ATACTTTCTGAAGGCCGGTTATTCTGTAGTCTTTCTCTACCGAAG AGGGTCATGCCAACCATTTTGTAGTACTCTGCCTGATGATCCGCTGCTAGAGTGCTTTAGTGTTGCTGATGATTCAAGTATTGAAG TGGATGCATTGCATGCTGAAACGGTGAAGAGAGCGATTACTGAAAGTCTCACT GCAGTTGCTGAGGGCATCCTGTTGAAACTTCCATTTACAACAATTTTCGAGTATTTGCAG ATTCTACAGCTAATTTCTGTGTCTTTGAGGGACTTCGGGCCTAGTGCTATTTTTTTTCTGGCAGCTGCAGTTTCTGATTTTTATGTTCCGTGGAAAAACATG GCATTACATAAAATCCAGTCGGCATCTGGTCCTCTGGATATACGACTCGCCCAAGTACCAAAGATGCTTTCCGTGCTTAGGAATGAATGGGCGCCAATGGCCTTCCACATATCGTTTAAG CTAGAAACAGACACAGATATCCTTTTAGCAAAGGCTAATATGGCCCTCGAAAAATACAAGATGCATATGGTGATAGCTAACGAACTATCAACCCGTAAAGAGGAAGTAATAGTTGTCACTGAGCAGGAAAAAGTCACAGTTCGTAGGGACAGCACTCGTGCAGGGGCTGAAGTCGAGTCTCCGTTGGTTGAGCTTGTTGTTGATAGACACTCAACATATATCAAGAAGTTCGATGCGTAA